A portion of the Juglans microcarpa x Juglans regia isolate MS1-56 chromosome 1D, Jm3101_v1.0, whole genome shotgun sequence genome contains these proteins:
- the LOC121252724 gene encoding LOW QUALITY PROTEIN: BTB/POZ domain-containing protein POB1-like (The sequence of the model RefSeq protein was modified relative to this genomic sequence to represent the inferred CDS: inserted 1 base in 1 codon) — MRNLDMNSDLFDPKTVMDSDFSRGQAAGEADFGFAFNDSNFSDRLLRIEIVGDPLENRPDSEVLDVTSWDVEQILICNQPDMDECVACQNPDEEADAMSEESPSGDEAGNSNDSSWSMDCSVVVRVKTLHISSPILAAKSPFFYKLFSNGMRESEQRHITLRINASEEIALMELLNFMYSNTLSVTTAPALLEVLMAADKFEVASCMRYCSRLLRNIPMTPKSALDYLELPSSVLIADAIQPLTDTAKRYLAARYKDINKSQEDLMDLRLAGVEAVLSSDDLQVASEDTVYDFMLKWARAQYPKLEERREVIGKNLARLIRFPYMTCRKLRKVLTCNDFDHEVASKFVMEALFFKAEAPHRQRIQAAEESVVRFRRYVERAYKYRPVKVVEFELPRQQCVVYLDLKREECANLFPSGRVYSQAFHLGGQGFFLSAHCNMDQQSSSHCFGLFLGMQEKGSVTFAVDYEFAARSKPTEEFSSKYKGNYTFTGGXAVGYRNLFGIPWTSFMAEDSLHFVNGVLHLRAELTIRQ, encoded by the exons ATGAGGAATTTGGATATGAATTCGGATCTTTTCGATCCGAAAACGGTGATGGACTCGGATTTCTCTCGCGGTCAGGCTGCTGGGGAAGCCGATTTCGGGTTCGCTTTTAACGACAGCAATTTCTCCGACCGGTTGCTCCGGATCGAGATCGTGGGAGATCCGTTGGAAAACCGGCCCGATTCTGAGG tTTTGGATGTTACTTCATGGGATGTGGAGCAAATTTTGATCTGTAACCAGCCTGATATGGATGAATGTGTGGCCTGTCAAAATCCAGATGAGGAAGCTGATGCAATGAGTGAAGAATCACCTTCAG GCGATGAAGCTGGGAATAGCAATGATTCTAGCTGGAGCATGGATTGTTCGGTAGTTGTAAGAGTCAAAACATTGCATATCAGTTCTCCTATTTTGGCAGCCAAAAGTCCATTCTTTTATAAG TTATTCTCAAATGGGATGAGAGAGTCAGAGCAGCGACATATAACCCTTCGTATCAATGCCTCTG AGGAAATTGCCCTCATGGAGCTTTTGAATTTTATGTACAGTAATACCTTATCCGTCACAACAGCTCCCGCTTTGCTGGAAGTTCTTATGGCTGCCGACAAATTTGAGGTCGCCTCATGCATGAGGTATTGCAGCCGACTATTGCGGAATATCCCCATGACACCTAAGTCTGCATTGGATTATCTTGAGCTTCCTTCTAGTGTTTTGATAGCTGATGCGATCCAGCCATTGACCGACACTGCAAAGCGTTACCTTGCTGCCCGCTATAAGGACATCAACAA GTCCCAAGAAGATTTGATGGACTTGCGCCTTGCTGGAGTAGAGGCAGTGTTGTCCAGTGATGATCTCCAGGTTGCATCAGAGGATACTGTCTATGACTTCATGTTGAAATGGGCTAGGGCTCAGTATCCAAAACTGGAGGAGCGACGAGAAGTCATTGGCAAAAATCTGGCACGCCTTATTCGATTCCCTTACATGACGTGCCGGAAGCTTAGGAAGGTTTTAACCTGTAATGATTTTGATCATGAGGTGGCATCCAAATTTGTTATGGAGGCCCTCTTTTTTAAGGCTGAGGCACCACACCGCCAACGCATTCAAGCTGCGGAAGAGTCTGTCGTTAGGTTTCGCCGCTATGTGGAGCGAGCCTACAAGTATCGCCCTGTCAAGGTGGTAGAATTTGAACTTCCTAGGCAGCAGTGCGTGGTGTACCTGGACCTGAAGCGGGAGGAGTGTGCAAATTTGTTCCCTTCTGGACGAGTGTATTCTCAGGCATTCCACTTGGGGGGCCAAGGCTTCTTCCTGTCAGCTCATTGTAACATGGACCAGCAGAGCTCTTCCCACTGTTTTGGGCTGTTTTTAGGGATGCAGGAAAAGGGATCGGTGACTTTTGCGGTAGACTACGAATTTGCAGCAAGATCAAAGCCAACAGAGGAGTTTTCCAGCAAATACAAAGGCAACTACACCTTCACTGGGG AGGCAGTTGGCTACCGAAACTTATTTGGCATACCCTGGACTTCTTTCATGGCTGAGGATAGTCTCCACTTTGTAAATGGCGTCCTCCATCTGAGAGCTGAGCTTACCATCAGGCAGTGA
- the LOC121255627 gene encoding eukaryotic translation initiation factor 1A, whose protein sequence is MPKNKGKGGKNRKRGKNEADDDKRELVFKEDGQEYAQVLRMLGNGRCEATCIDGTKRLCHIRGKMHKKVWIAAGDIILVGLRDYQDDKADVILKYMPDEARLLKAYGELPETTRLNEGIAGGLVEEDDAAGDDYIEFEDEDIDKI, encoded by the coding sequence ATGCCGAAGAACAAGGGTAAGGGAGGCAAGAACCGGAAGCGAGGGAAGAACGAAGCGGACGACGATAAACGCGAGCTGGTGTTCAAGGAAGACGGGCAAGAGTACGCGCAGGTACTCCGGATGCTGGGGAACGGTCGGTGCGAGGCCACGTGCATCGACGGCACCAAGCGGCTCTGCCACATCCGAGGCAAGATGCACAAGAAGGTGTGGATCGCTGCCGGGGACATCATCCTCGTGGGACTCAGGGACTACCAGGACGACAAGGCTGACGTTATCCTGAAGTACATGCCCGACGAGGCTAGGCTCTTGAAGGCCTATGGCGAGCTGCCGGAGACAACCCGGTTGAACGAGGGGATTGCCGGTGGGTTGGTCGAGGAAGACGATGCAGCTGGGGATGACTACATCGAGTTTGAGGACGAGGATATTGATAAGATCTAA